GAACCTTTCGTGGACGAAATATTTTCCCGCCTGTTCCAGCCAGCCCTGGCAGGTCGAAGGCGTGGTGGCCAAACTTATGGCCGACGGCTTCCGGCCGGAAAAAGTCATCCCGGTCGAAAACAAGACGGTCGTCACCAATCCGCGCAAGGGTGCGATCAACAACCTCTGGATGCCGATCCTCAATCACTACGGCCTCGACTTCAAGCCGCTGCCGGAGCAGGAATGGACGGTCTATCGCTTCAAGTCGAAGCTGCTCAAGCTCAA
The Candidatus Zixiibacteriota bacterium genome window above contains:
- a CDS encoding DUF362 domain-containing protein codes for the protein MPKSKVAVVKTSPRTIVDDYAKVMDLADYDLSLSKSDDLIIKLNLSWTKYFPACSSQPWQVEGVVAKLMADGFRPEKVIPVENKTVVTNPRKGAINNLWMPILNHYGLDFKPLPEQEWTVYRFKSKLLKL